From the Roseateles sp. XES5 genome, one window contains:
- a CDS encoding 2-dehydro-3-deoxygalactonokinase — MTTPALEPAYVAVDWGTSSFRLWLIGRDGSVIAERRSGEGMTTAARTGFAEVLNTHLAAVSAPADLPVLICGMAGAKQGWIEAGYLDTPAALADIPAAAVRIPGVAADIRILPGLAQRDAVTPDVMRGEETQLLGAADALGGGDHLVCMPGTHSKWVRLSGGRVAGFSTFMTGELFEAIARNTILSHAIAEAGAISGENAAFRAAVTRMVETPALATSQLFSVRAGSLIAGLSPDDAKARLSGTLIGLEIAGALSLVADGTPVALVVSGGLGALYEAALAAAGLAPTLIDADTAVRNGLAAGAKALWSL, encoded by the coding sequence ATGACCACTCCCGCCCTGGAACCCGCCTATGTCGCGGTCGACTGGGGAACCTCCAGTTTCCGCCTGTGGCTCATCGGCCGCGACGGCAGCGTCATCGCCGAGCGCCGCAGCGGTGAAGGCATGACGACGGCCGCCCGCACCGGCTTTGCCGAGGTGCTGAACACTCACCTCGCCGCCGTCTCGGCGCCCGCGGACCTGCCGGTGCTCATCTGCGGCATGGCGGGCGCCAAGCAGGGCTGGATCGAGGCAGGCTATCTCGATACGCCCGCCGCCCTTGCCGACATTCCCGCCGCCGCCGTGCGCATTCCCGGCGTTGCGGCCGATATCCGCATCCTGCCCGGCCTTGCCCAGCGCGACGCCGTGACGCCCGACGTCATGCGTGGCGAGGAAACGCAGCTTCTCGGCGCGGCCGATGCGCTCGGCGGCGGCGACCATCTCGTCTGCATGCCCGGCACGCACAGCAAATGGGTGCGTCTTTCCGGTGGCAGGGTCGCCGGCTTCTCCACCTTCATGACCGGCGAACTGTTCGAGGCCATCGCCCGGAACACCATTCTCAGCCATGCCATCGCAGAGGCCGGCGCGATCTCCGGCGAGAACGCCGCCTTCCGCGCCGCCGTGACCCGCATGGTCGAGACGCCGGCGCTGGCGACGAGCCAGCTCTTTTCCGTGCGCGCCGGTTCCCTCATCGCCGGCCTTTCGCCCGACGACGCCAAGGCGCGTCTTTCCGGCACGCTGATCGGGCTGGAGATCGCCGGCGCGCTGTCGCTCGTCGCCGACGGAACGCCGGTCGCGCTCGTCGTGTCGGGCGGGCTCGGCGCGCTTTACGAGGCCGCGCTCGCCGCCGCCGGCCTTGCCCCCACCCTCATCGATGCCGATACCGCCGTGCGCAACGGCCTTGCCGCGGGCGCCAAGGCGCTCTGGTCCCTCTGA
- a CDS encoding 2-dehydro-3-deoxy-6-phosphogalactonate aldolase gives MSRIPFPAMKYPLIAILRGLKPAETEDVVGALIETGFTAIEIPLNSPDPFKSIEIAVKMAPEGCLIGAGTVLTVADVNRLADVGGRLMVSPNVEPEVISTAAAKGMVTMPGVFTPTEALAAARAGATGLKFFPASVLGPAGIQAIRAVLPAELEIAAVGGVSDKNFADYAAIGIRSFGLGSSLYKPGMSGSEARARAKATIEAYDAVYGAGR, from the coding sequence ATGAGCCGCATCCCCTTCCCCGCCATGAAATATCCCCTCATCGCCATCCTGCGCGGCCTGAAGCCAGCCGAAACCGAGGATGTCGTCGGCGCGCTGATCGAGACGGGCTTCACCGCCATCGAGATCCCGCTGAATTCGCCGGACCCCTTCAAGTCCATCGAGATCGCCGTGAAGATGGCGCCCGAGGGATGCCTGATCGGTGCCGGCACCGTGCTGACCGTCGCCGACGTCAACCGTCTTGCCGATGTCGGCGGGCGGCTGATGGTGAGCCCCAATGTCGAGCCCGAGGTCATCTCCACCGCCGCCGCCAAGGGCATGGTGACGATGCCGGGCGTCTTCACGCCCACGGAGGCGCTTGCCGCCGCCCGCGCCGGCGCGACGGGCCTCAAGTTCTTCCCGGCCAGCGTGCTCGGCCCGGCCGGCATCCAGGCGATCCGCGCCGTGCTGCCGGCCGAGCTGGAAATCGCCGCCGTCGGCGGCGTGTCGGACAAGAACTTCGCCGACTATGCCGCCATCGGCATCCGCAGCTTCGGCCTCGGCTCCAGCCTCTACAAGCCCGGCATGAGCGGCAGCGAGGCGCGCGCCCGCGCCAAGGCGACGATCGAGGCCTATGACGCCGTCTATGGAGCCGGCCGATGA
- a CDS encoding SMP-30/gluconolactonase/LRE family protein, with protein sequence MSETHAFTGRVLCEAACQLGEGPTYDPASGKAFWFDIKGRKLHELHLATMVKAVHDLPFLGSVLAVVDAARQLIVSDQGLFIRTVADGRLTPFLTLEDKAVNRSNDGRVHPCGALWASTMGRSAEKQSGAIYHVAGTVVTKLFSNITIPNSICFSPDGGTGYFIDSAVNRLMRVALDAKTGLPAGEPEVLSDQSGTPGDVDGSVCDAEGLIWNARWGGNGIDVYRPDGTKVAHHHVPAVQTSCPAFIGEKADRLLVTSAWADMDDAARRADPLAGQTFELGIAVKGRFDPAFTL encoded by the coding sequence ATGAGCGAGACCCACGCCTTTACCGGTCGCGTGCTCTGTGAGGCCGCCTGCCAGCTCGGCGAAGGGCCGACCTATGACCCGGCGAGCGGCAAGGCCTTCTGGTTCGACATCAAGGGCCGGAAGCTGCACGAACTGCACCTTGCCACTATGGTGAAGGCCGTGCACGACCTGCCCTTCCTCGGCAGTGTGCTCGCGGTCGTCGACGCGGCGCGCCAGCTCATCGTTTCCGACCAGGGCCTCTTCATCCGCACCGTTGCGGACGGCAGGCTGACACCCTTCCTCACGCTCGAGGACAAGGCCGTCAACCGCTCCAACGACGGGCGCGTGCACCCTTGCGGCGCGCTGTGGGCGAGCACGATGGGCCGCAGCGCCGAGAAGCAGTCCGGCGCGATCTATCACGTCGCCGGCACCGTGGTGACGAAGCTCTTCTCCAACATCACCATCCCGAACAGCATCTGCTTTTCGCCGGACGGCGGCACCGGTTACTTCATCGATTCGGCCGTCAACCGGCTGATGCGCGTGGCGCTCGATGCGAAGACCGGGCTTCCGGCCGGCGAACCCGAGGTGTTGAGCGACCAGAGCGGGACGCCCGGAGACGTGGACGGCTCGGTCTGCGATGCGGAGGGGCTGATCTGGAATGCCCGCTGGGGCGGCAACGGGATCGACGTCTACAGGCCCGACGGCACGAAGGTCGCGCACCATCACGTGCCGGCCGTGCAGACGAGTTGCCCCGCCTTCATCGGCGAAAAGGCCGACCGGCTGCTCGTCACCTCCGCCTGGGCGGACATGGACGATGCCGCGCGCCGCGCCGATCCCCTGGCAGGCCAGACCTTCGAGCTCGGTATCGCGGTGAAAGGTCGTTTCGATCCGGCCTTCACCCTCTGA
- a CDS encoding PRC-barrel domain-containing protein — translation MTKKLLTSVAAGALFLGAALAPAAYAQDTNQPAAGQTQTLEQQPGATGDAATGTTPDDTAANPTTTPTEDTAQTPATGTDTNTAQTPATPSEDTAQAPAAGGDYLTAQSEEQISANTYIGQAVYNSADESIGKISDLVMEKDGGITAAIIGVGGFLGIGEKWVAVPFEKIAITQVPDSDDVKLTTTETAESLQAAPEFKTRAQQVAERQANTPVDTSTTSSTTTTTETAPTTTQPVE, via the coding sequence ATGACCAAGAAACTTCTTACTTCCGTTGCCGCTGGTGCACTCTTCCTGGGCGCGGCTCTGGCTCCGGCAGCATATGCACAGGACACCAACCAGCCGGCGGCCGGCCAGACCCAGACCCTGGAACAGCAGCCGGGCGCAACCGGCGACGCCGCCACGGGCACGACCCCTGACGACACCGCCGCCAACCCGACGACCACGCCGACCGAGGACACGGCCCAGACGCCGGCCACGGGCACAGATACGAATACCGCCCAGACCCCGGCAACGCCGAGCGAGGATACCGCACAGGCTCCGGCCGCTGGCGGCGACTATCTGACGGCCCAGTCGGAGGAGCAGATCAGCGCCAACACCTATATCGGTCAGGCGGTCTACAACAGCGCCGATGAAAGCATCGGCAAGATCTCCGACCTGGTCATGGAGAAGGATGGCGGCATCACCGCGGCCATCATCGGTGTCGGCGGCTTCCTCGGCATCGGCGAGAAGTGGGTCGCCGTCCCATTCGAAAAGATCGCGATCACGCAGGTTCCCGATTCCGACGACGTCAAGCTGACGACGACGGAAACCGCCGAAAGCCTGCAGGCAGCGCCGGAATTCAAGACAAGGGCGCAGCAGGTCGCGGAACGTCAGGCCAATACCCCGGTCGACACCTCGACGACCTCGTCGACGACCACGACCACGGAAACGGCCCCGACGACGACCCAGCCGGTCGAATAA
- a CDS encoding trimethylamine methyltransferase family protein has translation MGEAATVDAPARRGRGTRRDSAAKPLGVPYIQRGIPTYDVLSEENLQKVERAADRILAEVGIEFRDDPAALDHWKRAGAKVEGLLVRFEPGMLREIVASAPAEFTQHARNPANNVQIGGKNVVFSPAYGSPFVMDLDKGRRYGTLEDFRNFIKLAQASPWLHHSGGTICEPVDIPVNKRHLDMVYSHIKYSDRAFMGSITAEERAEDSIDMARILFGADFVDRNCVILGNVNVNSPLVWDGTMTKSLRAYARANQAAVIVPFILGGAMGPVTNAGAIAQSFAETLAGCALTQLERKGAPVIFGNFLSSMSLRSGSPTFGTPEPAIGSMVVGQLARRLKLPLRCAGNFSNSKLPDGQAMQEGLMSMLSAVHCGANFILHSAGFLDGLLSMSYEKFVMDADLCGALHSYLAGVTVDDNTLAMDAFLQVGPGSHFLGCDHTMRNYQTAFWDSTLSDNEPFEKWSEEGGSTDMATRANRQWKKTLAEYEAPPLDAAIDEALRDYMDRKKTAMADAWY, from the coding sequence ATGGGTGAAGCAGCGACGGTGGACGCGCCGGCACGGCGGGGCAGGGGCACAAGGCGCGACAGCGCGGCAAAGCCGCTCGGCGTGCCCTATATCCAGCGCGGCATCCCGACCTATGACGTGCTCTCGGAGGAAAACCTCCAGAAGGTCGAGCGCGCCGCCGACCGCATCCTTGCCGAAGTCGGCATCGAGTTTCGCGACGACCCGGCCGCCCTCGACCACTGGAAGCGCGCGGGCGCGAAGGTGGAAGGCCTGCTGGTGCGCTTCGAGCCCGGCATGCTGCGCGAGATCGTCGCCTCCGCCCCGGCCGAGTTCACGCAACATGCGCGCAACCCCGCCAACAACGTGCAGATCGGCGGGAAGAACGTCGTCTTCTCGCCGGCCTACGGGTCGCCCTTCGTGATGGATCTCGACAAGGGCCGGCGCTACGGCACACTGGAGGACTTCCGCAACTTCATCAAGCTCGCCCAGGCGAGCCCCTGGCTGCACCATTCCGGCGGCACGATCTGCGAGCCGGTGGATATCCCGGTCAACAAGCGCCACCTCGACATGGTCTACAGCCATATCAAATATTCCGACCGCGCCTTCATGGGTTCGATCACGGCGGAAGAGCGCGCCGAGGATTCCATCGACATGGCGCGCATCCTCTTCGGCGCCGATTTCGTCGACCGGAACTGCGTCATCCTCGGCAATGTCAACGTCAACTCGCCGCTCGTCTGGGACGGTACGATGACGAAGTCGCTGCGCGCCTATGCCCGCGCCAACCAGGCCGCCGTCATCGTTCCCTTCATCCTCGGCGGGGCCATGGGCCCGGTCACGAATGCCGGCGCCATCGCCCAGTCCTTCGCCGAAACGCTCGCCGGTTGCGCGCTGACGCAGCTCGAACGGAAGGGCGCGCCGGTCATTTTCGGCAACTTCCTCTCCTCCATGTCGCTGCGGTCCGGCTCGCCCACCTTCGGCACGCCGGAGCCGGCCATCGGCTCCATGGTCGTCGGCCAGCTCGCAAGGCGGCTGAAGCTGCCACTGCGCTGCGCCGGCAACTTCTCCAATTCCAAGCTGCCGGACGGGCAGGCCATGCAGGAAGGGCTGATGTCCATGCTGTCGGCCGTGCATTGCGGCGCGAATTTCATCCTGCATTCCGCCGGTTTCCTCGACGGTCTGCTTTCCATGTCCTACGAGAAGTTCGTCATGGACGCCGACCTCTGCGGCGCGCTGCATTCCTATCTTGCCGGCGTTACGGTCGACGACAACACGCTCGCCATGGATGCCTTCCTGCAGGTCGGCCCCGGCAGCCACTTCCTCGGCTGCGACCACACCATGCGCAACTACCAGACGGCTTTCTGGGATTCGACCCTCTCCGACAACGAGCCCTTCGAGAAGTGGAGCGAGGAGGGTGGCTCGACGGACATGGCGACGCGCGCCAACCGCCAGTGGAAGAAGACGCTCGCCGAATACGAGGCGCCGCCGCTGGACGCCGCCATCGACGAGGCGCTCCGCGACTATATGGACCGCAAGAAAACCGCGATGGCCGATGCCTGGTATTGA
- a CDS encoding LysR substrate-binding domain-containing protein, producing the protein METLRRLLPSASSLIIFEAAGRHQNFTRAATELGMTQAAVSYAVRNLEEQLGVALFHRVHRAVELTDAGERFHADVTLGLSRIQKSAEDIRAKGREANVTLAASTAFASMWMLPRLAKLRADLPDIDLRIQTSVRDLDLDEEPIPLAIRGGDPAKWPRYHAALLAPEVITAVASPAFLESRGHPKTPEELLKLPLIHLEEPVRAACDWPEWFASAGVRYPAQARRLAINDYVLVIQAVLAGEGVALGWRHLIEGQVRSGTLVPVGGHALELDEAFYVVWPRSRELNGPARRVRDWLVEEGRLSRDGAA; encoded by the coding sequence ATGGAAACCCTGCGCCGCCTGCTCCCCTCCGCCTCAAGCCTCATCATCTTCGAGGCCGCCGGGCGACACCAGAATTTCACCCGCGCGGCCACCGAGCTCGGCATGACGCAGGCGGCCGTCTCCTATGCGGTGCGCAATCTGGAGGAACAGCTCGGCGTCGCGCTCTTTCACCGCGTCCACCGCGCCGTCGAACTCACCGATGCCGGCGAGCGCTTCCATGCCGACGTGACGCTCGGCCTGTCGCGCATCCAGAAATCGGCGGAGGACATTCGCGCCAAGGGCCGCGAGGCAAATGTGACGCTCGCCGCCTCCACCGCCTTCGCCTCCATGTGGATGCTGCCGCGCCTTGCCAAGCTGCGCGCCGACCTGCCGGACATCGACCTTCGCATCCAGACCAGCGTGCGCGATCTCGATCTCGACGAAGAGCCGATCCCGCTCGCCATCCGCGGCGGCGATCCGGCCAAATGGCCGCGCTACCACGCCGCGCTGCTCGCGCCCGAGGTCATCACAGCGGTGGCGAGCCCCGCCTTCCTGGAAAGCCGCGGCCATCCGAAGACGCCCGAGGAGCTGCTGAAACTGCCGCTGATCCATCTGGAAGAACCGGTGCGTGCGGCCTGCGACTGGCCGGAATGGTTCGCCAGCGCAGGCGTACGCTATCCCGCGCAGGCGCGCCGGCTCGCTATCAACGACTATGTGCTGGTCATCCAGGCGGTGCTGGCGGGCGAAGGCGTGGCGCTCGGCTGGCGCCACCTCATCGAGGGGCAGGTGCGCTCGGGAACGCTTGTTCCCGTCGGCGGCCATGCCCTCGAGCTCGACGAGGCCTTCTACGTCGTCTGGCCGCGCTCGCGCGAGCTCAACGGCCCGGCGCGGCGCGTGCGCGACTGGCTGGTGGAGGAAGGGCGATTGAGCCGCGACGGCGCGGCCTGA
- a CDS encoding aminotransferase class V-fold PLP-dependent enzyme, producing the protein MPYPHSIPPRGKPADDVLADLDAFQAREPDYIRGAMSAHAMRGGEDVQAVSRAAYLRYFSYNALVRRYFPGFLDLEAAVTGAVAALVSGGVDGVVTNLTSGGTESNFCAMHAAREWAKVHRPGVTAPEIVAPYTAHATLSKACHYLGLKLVRTPLGPDYRADVAAMAAAVGPNTIGFAVSAPQWPHGLYDPVADVGRLAVETGLWLHVDACVGGFIAPFVERAGHAVPAWDFRVDGVSSISADAHKYGYAAKPLSTISWRSAERQAFNHVFPDDWPCGPYMAPAFSGSRPAGSTASAWSLFQYLGEEGYTALAAKAMDAKKRFIEGIAAIDGLEPWETDLTILVFGSRNVPVQKIVAGMAARNWPMGGTLEPPLVHLVVDAMAAEAVDAFLQDLRETVARLEAGEAMAGGTLSYVD; encoded by the coding sequence ATGCCGTATCCCCATTCGATTCCGCCCCGTGGCAAGCCGGCCGACGATGTTCTGGCCGACCTCGACGCATTCCAGGCGCGTGAGCCGGACTACATCCGCGGCGCCATGAGCGCCCATGCCATGCGCGGCGGCGAGGATGTTCAGGCCGTCAGCCGCGCCGCCTATCTGCGCTACTTCTCCTACAATGCGCTCGTCCGGCGCTATTTTCCGGGCTTCCTCGATCTGGAGGCCGCGGTGACGGGTGCGGTCGCGGCCCTGGTGAGTGGCGGGGTGGACGGCGTCGTCACCAATCTCACCTCCGGCGGCACGGAGAGCAATTTCTGCGCCATGCATGCCGCGCGCGAATGGGCGAAGGTGCATCGGCCGGGCGTCACCGCGCCCGAGATCGTCGCGCCCTATACGGCCCATGCGACCCTTTCCAAGGCCTGTCACTATCTCGGCCTGAAGCTGGTGCGAACGCCGCTCGGGCCGGACTACCGCGCCGATGTCGCGGCGATGGCCGCCGCAGTGGGCCCGAACACGATCGGTTTTGCCGTCTCGGCCCCGCAATGGCCGCATGGCCTCTACGACCCGGTCGCCGATGTCGGCAGGCTGGCGGTCGAAACGGGCCTGTGGCTGCATGTCGATGCCTGCGTCGGCGGCTTCATCGCGCCCTTCGTCGAGCGTGCGGGGCATGCGGTGCCGGCCTGGGACTTCCGCGTGGACGGCGTCAGCTCGATCTCCGCCGATGCGCACAAATACGGTTATGCGGCAAAGCCGCTCTCGACCATTTCCTGGCGCTCCGCCGAACGTCAGGCGTTCAACCACGTCTTTCCCGACGACTGGCCGTGCGGTCCCTATATGGCGCCGGCCTTCTCCGGCTCGCGGCCGGCCGGCTCCACGGCGTCGGCCTGGAGCCTCTTCCAGTATCTCGGCGAAGAGGGCTACACCGCGCTCGCGGCAAAGGCGATGGACGCCAAGAAACGCTTCATCGAGGGCATCGCCGCCATCGATGGGCTGGAGCCCTGGGAAACGGACCTGACCATCCTCGTCTTCGGCTCGCGCAACGTGCCCGTGCAGAAGATCGTCGCCGGCATGGCCGCGCGCAACTGGCCGATGGGTGGCACGCTGGAACCGCCGCTCGTCCATCTCGTCGTCGATGCCATGGCCGCCGAGGCCGTCGATGCGTTTCTGCAGGACCTGCGCGAAACCGTCGCCCGCCTCGAAGCCGGTGAGGCCATGGCCGGCGGCACGCTCTCTTACGTGGATTAG
- a CDS encoding dimethylarginine dimethylaminohydrolase family protein, producing MITQNTPATAGAIWVEHEFGALTEVVVGRPDGLTLPVLTAEMASEIDELNQLGPEFMTSGQGKLLVDFAPALAARIATQVDGLAALLQARGLTVHRPRPLTEAEQLYPGNGQPGGSLIFMRDPIVVIGDRIIELAMRYPFRRRQKFTLRETLQRRAAEAGALFVAMPEPMPIPMEAGWGDGPFLEGGDVLLNGRHVYVGLSGHASSALGAAWLQRLLGNGHAVETVAVSKGFIHLDCVLSLPRPGLALACLDALPDGLPASLAGWDVIEVSIDEAKRLGCNGLILDTQTYVMDATHQRLAEELSKRGTEVITVPYDAPAMFGGGLRCSHHPLRRA from the coding sequence TTGATCACGCAGAACACACCCGCCACCGCCGGGGCCATTTGGGTCGAGCACGAATTCGGAGCGCTGACGGAGGTCGTCGTCGGGCGGCCGGACGGATTGACGCTGCCGGTGCTGACGGCGGAAATGGCCAGCGAGATCGACGAACTGAACCAGCTCGGCCCCGAATTCATGACCAGCGGCCAGGGCAAGCTGCTGGTCGATTTCGCCCCGGCGCTGGCCGCGCGCATCGCCACGCAGGTCGACGGCCTTGCCGCGCTGCTGCAAGCCCGCGGCCTCACCGTACACCGGCCCCGCCCCCTCACCGAGGCCGAACAGCTTTATCCCGGCAACGGCCAGCCGGGCGGTTCGCTGATCTTCATGCGCGACCCCATCGTCGTCATCGGCGACCGGATCATAGAATTGGCGATGCGCTACCCGTTCCGCCGCCGCCAGAAATTCACCCTGCGCGAGACGCTGCAGCGCCGCGCCGCCGAGGCTGGCGCCCTGTTCGTCGCGATGCCCGAGCCGATGCCCATTCCCATGGAGGCAGGCTGGGGTGACGGTCCCTTCCTCGAAGGCGGCGATGTCCTGCTCAACGGCCGGCACGTCTATGTCGGCCTTTCGGGTCATGCCTCCTCCGCGCTCGGCGCGGCGTGGCTGCAACGCCTGCTCGGCAACGGCCACGCGGTCGAGACCGTCGCGGTCAGCAAGGGCTTCATCCATCTCGACTGCGTGCTCAGCCTGCCCCGGCCGGGCCTTGCCCTCGCCTGCCTCGACGCCCTGCCGGACGGTCTGCCCGCCTCCCTTGCCGGCTGGGACGTCATTGAAGTCTCCATCGACGAGGCAAAGCGGCTCGGCTGCAACGGCCTCATCCTGGACACGCAGACCTATGTCATGGATGCCACGCACCAGCGACTGGCCGAGGAACTGTCGAAACGCGGCACGGAGGTCATCACCGTTCCCTATGACGCGCCCGCCATGTTCGGCGGCGGCCTGCGCTGCTCCCATCATCCGCTGCGCCGCGCCTGA
- a CDS encoding acyl-CoA dehydrogenase family protein, whose product MTTDLAMPLDENHDDLRDAVRAICAKYPARYWRDLEDVHGYPTDFINELAEAGFLACLIPEEYGGSGLPLRAAAVILETINESGCSASQGHAQMYIMGTLLRHGSEEQKRRYLPDIAAGRLRLQAFGVTEPTTGSDTTQIKTRAVRTADGYVINGQKVWTSRALHSDLMLLLARTTPAQECATRDAGLSVFLIDMRNQPEGALDIRPLDAMINHNTTEVFFNDLHVPADALIGEEGKGFRYILDSLNAERILVASEAIGDGRFFLKRAVHYANERKVFGRSIGKNQGIQFPLARSYVELEAADALARQAAALFAAGRPCGSQANAAKLLASEACWRAAEAAMQTLGGFSYAREYDVERKWRECRVYQIAPVSTNLILAYFANKVLGLEKSY is encoded by the coding sequence ATGACGACAGACCTGGCCATGCCACTCGACGAAAACCACGACGACCTCCGGGATGCCGTCCGCGCCATCTGCGCGAAGTATCCCGCCAGATACTGGCGCGATCTGGAGGACGTGCACGGCTATCCCACCGATTTCATCAACGAGCTTGCCGAAGCCGGTTTCCTTGCCTGTCTCATTCCGGAGGAATATGGCGGTTCGGGGCTGCCGTTGAGGGCGGCCGCCGTGATCCTCGAGACGATCAACGAATCCGGCTGCTCGGCCTCGCAGGGCCATGCCCAGATGTACATCATGGGCACGCTGCTGCGGCATGGGTCTGAAGAGCAGAAGCGGCGCTATCTGCCCGATATCGCGGCCGGCCGGTTGCGGCTGCAGGCTTTCGGCGTGACGGAGCCGACGACGGGATCGGACACGACGCAGATCAAGACCCGCGCGGTCCGCACGGCGGACGGCTATGTCATCAACGGCCAGAAGGTCTGGACGTCGCGCGCGCTGCATTCCGATCTCATGCTGCTGCTTGCGCGCACGACGCCCGCGCAGGAATGCGCGACGCGCGATGCGGGGCTTTCCGTCTTCCTCATCGACATGCGCAACCAGCCCGAGGGCGCGCTGGATATCCGCCCGCTCGATGCCATGATCAACCACAACACGACGGAAGTGTTCTTCAACGACCTCCATGTGCCGGCCGATGCGCTGATCGGCGAAGAGGGCAAGGGGTTCCGCTACATCCTCGACAGCCTCAATGCCGAGCGGATCCTCGTGGCCTCGGAGGCCATCGGCGACGGGCGCTTCTTCCTGAAACGGGCCGTGCACTATGCCAACGAGCGCAAGGTCTTCGGCCGCAGCATCGGCAAGAACCAGGGCATCCAGTTTCCGCTGGCGCGCAGCTATGTGGAGCTTGAAGCCGCCGATGCGCTGGCTCGCCAGGCGGCCGCGCTGTTTGCCGCCGGCCGGCCCTGCGGTTCGCAGGCCAATGCCGCCAAGCTCCTTGCATCGGAGGCCTGCTGGCGCGCGGCGGAGGCGGCCATGCAGACGCTCGGCGGCTTCAGCTATGCGCGGGAATACGATGTCGAACGGAAATGGCGGGAATGCCGCGTCTATCAGATCGCCCCCGTCTCGACCAACCTGATCCTGGCCTATTTCGCCAACAAGGTTCTCGGGCTCGAAAAGTCTTATTGA
- a CDS encoding hydroxymethylglutaryl-CoA lyase, with translation MVDVTVREVGLREGLQILPDIVPTHRKTEWIARLAASGLREIEVTSLVPPKYLPQFADAGEVVAAARAIDGLDVSVLVPNLAGARRALDLGVSHMTFIASASEAFSAANLRCTREESLQAFRDLLALVRQAPGPQPKVAAGISAAFGCALSGRVERADVLTMADAMLEAGADEIILADTIGAANPAQVRALMAAVMSRAGTAAVTLHLHDTLGFGLANAVAALDAGVRRFDASVGGVGGCPHSPGSTGNIASEDLVLMLEAMGLSTGIDLDGLLAVVDDIEQSLPEAGCRRPIRRPDLMALQFPSREKAAR, from the coding sequence ATGGTCGATGTCACCGTCCGCGAAGTCGGGCTGCGCGAGGGCCTGCAGATCTTGCCCGATATCGTGCCTACCCACCGCAAGACCGAATGGATCGCCCGGCTTGCCGCATCGGGTTTGCGGGAGATCGAGGTCACGTCGCTCGTTCCGCCGAAATACCTGCCGCAATTCGCCGATGCCGGCGAGGTGGTCGCGGCGGCGCGGGCCATCGACGGGCTCGACGTGTCGGTGCTGGTGCCCAATCTTGCGGGCGCCCGCCGTGCGCTGGATCTCGGCGTCTCCCACATGACCTTCATCGCTTCGGCCTCCGAGGCGTTCAGCGCGGCCAATCTGCGCTGCACGCGGGAAGAGAGCCTTCAGGCCTTCCGCGATCTGCTCGCCCTGGTGCGGCAGGCGCCCGGGCCGCAACCGAAGGTCGCCGCCGGCATTTCCGCCGCCTTCGGCTGTGCGCTGTCCGGCCGTGTCGAGAGGGCGGACGTGCTGACGATGGCCGATGCCATGCTGGAGGCGGGGGCGGACGAGATCATCCTTGCCGATACGATCGGCGCCGCCAATCCGGCGCAGGTTCGCGCGCTCATGGCGGCCGTCATGAGCCGCGCCGGCACGGCCGCCGTCACGCTGCACCTGCATGACACGCTGGGCTTCGGCCTTGCCAATGCGGTGGCGGCGCTCGATGCCGGCGTGAGGCGCTTCGACGCCTCGGTCGGCGGTGTCGGCGGCTGCCCCCATTCCCCCGGCTCGACGGGGAACATCGCCAGCGAGGATCTGGTGCTGATGCTGGAAGCCATGGGGCTTTCCACCGGCATCGATCTCGACGGCCTGCTCGCGGTCGTCGACGACATCGAGCAGAGCCTGCCTGAGGCCGGCTGCCGGCGTCCCATCCGGCGGCCGGACCTCATGGCATTGCAATTTCCTTCAAGAGAGAAAGCCGCACGATGA